The following proteins are co-located in the Paenibacillus sp. FSL H8-0079 genome:
- a CDS encoding GAF domain-containing protein, producing MFQAVSYEGTRSEQHTAVLGQLSALIRDEPSAIANLANAAALLNVFMTDTNWVGFYLYDGKELVLGPFQGLPACIRIPLGRGVCGTSAAEKRTMVVDDVHAFPGHIACDAASNSEIVVPIIKNGELYGVLDIDSPIKNRFDDEDRVFLEKAVSLLTEQL from the coding sequence ATGTTTCAAGCTGTTTCCTATGAAGGAACACGAAGTGAGCAGCACACCGCCGTCTTGGGACAGTTAAGTGCTCTGATCCGCGATGAACCTAGTGCGATTGCCAATCTGGCGAACGCTGCTGCGCTGCTCAATGTATTCATGACCGACACCAATTGGGTCGGCTTCTATCTGTATGATGGAAAAGAACTGGTCCTCGGGCCATTCCAAGGACTACCTGCCTGTATCCGAATTCCATTAGGACGTGGCGTATGCGGTACATCTGCTGCCGAAAAACGTACCATGGTCGTTGACGATGTTCATGCTTTCCCAGGCCATATTGCCTGTGACGCAGCATCCAACAGTGAGATTGTCGTACCGATTATCAAAAACGGCGAACTGTACGGGGTGCTGGATATCGACAGCCCGATCAAAAACCGTTTTGACGACGAAGACCGCGTCTTCCTAGAGAAAGCCGTAAGCCTGCTCACAGAGCAGTTGTAA
- a CDS encoding GNAT family protein, which translates to MYKCKGRIPEMETARLRLRKMRRRDAAQMFACWSDREVTRYMNLAPMIGTSEAADMIGLLNHMAGEEDAIRWGIELKETGKLIGSCGFNTWQLEGAFRGEIGYELGRDYWRHGYMTEAFSALLPFGYETMGLNRIEALVDPRNLASGEFLTNRGFTREGLLRQVQHTSTGYKDMVMYSMLYDEFLRKKGK; encoded by the coding sequence ATGTATAAATGCAAAGGGAGAATTCCCGAAATGGAGACTGCGCGGCTTCGTCTGCGCAAAATGCGTCGCCGGGATGCGGCCCAGATGTTCGCATGCTGGTCAGATCGCGAGGTGACCCGTTATATGAATCTTGCGCCCATGATTGGGACAAGCGAGGCGGCGGACATGATTGGACTGCTTAATCATATGGCAGGGGAAGAGGATGCGATTCGGTGGGGGATCGAACTCAAGGAGACAGGCAAGCTCATCGGCAGCTGTGGATTTAACACATGGCAGCTTGAAGGCGCATTCCGGGGTGAGATCGGTTATGAGCTGGGACGTGACTACTGGCGCCACGGTTATATGACGGAGGCTTTCTCGGCATTGTTGCCCTTCGGATATGAGACCATGGGACTTAATCGGATTGAAGCGCTGGTTGATCCGCGCAATCTCGCTTCCGGCGAGTTTCTGACGAACCGCGGTTTTACGCGGGAAGGGCTGCTGCGTCAGGTGCAGCATACGTCCACTGGCTATAAGGATATGGTGATGTATTCCATGCTGTATGATGAGTTCCTTCGCAAGAAAGGCAAATAA
- a CDS encoding MDR family MFS transporter has translation MKRSFILTGLLLATFLSAIEGTVIGPAGPTIVSELGSVQLLSWIFTAYLLTMAVSTPIFGKISDLYGRKPVFLIGCALFLLGSLLCCLSQNMEQLIIFRAIQGIGAGAVVPVTFTIIGDIYAIEERGKIQGWISSVWGISSLAGPLLGGYFVDNLGWQWIFGFNVPFGLLAMWFVFRYLKEDISPRTAKIDYVGALTFTVGITALLFVLSAGGQYYAWSSPLIVGLSVVAALFIILFFVVEKRAQAPMVPLHLFRIRDIRVANIAGLLTSTLMIGLTSYLPLWVQGVRGGNATESGLLLAPMSVGWLIGSVMAGRLLMKIGSRMTALIGLTGIAIGSGGLFLVGGTSPQAVLFILTFIYGLGFGFAFTIFTIIAQSSVGYKERGSSTALHTFMRTLGQTIGAAAFGTWLNYRISTLSSEQNLADAGISENDLNELLAPHTDAALSDDKWGLLRNVLEGSLHSLFVIMFVIALVSWVTTLALRKRLIVPEDADAPPQPQGSK, from the coding sequence TTGAAGCGCAGTTTCATCTTGACGGGGCTGTTGCTCGCGACATTTCTGTCAGCGATTGAAGGTACCGTGATTGGCCCGGCGGGACCAACCATTGTCAGTGAATTGGGGAGTGTACAGCTGCTGAGCTGGATTTTCACCGCATACCTGCTGACGATGGCTGTGAGTACACCCATTTTCGGCAAAATCAGTGACCTGTATGGACGAAAGCCTGTATTTCTGATTGGCTGTGCCTTATTTTTATTGGGTTCACTCCTGTGCTGCCTATCGCAGAACATGGAGCAATTGATTATTTTTCGTGCCATTCAAGGGATTGGTGCGGGTGCGGTAGTTCCTGTTACGTTTACGATTATCGGGGACATCTACGCCATTGAAGAACGTGGCAAAATTCAGGGCTGGATTAGCTCCGTGTGGGGTATTTCCTCTCTGGCGGGTCCGCTGCTTGGTGGTTATTTTGTAGATAATCTGGGCTGGCAGTGGATCTTTGGTTTTAATGTGCCATTCGGCCTGCTCGCGATGTGGTTTGTATTTCGTTATTTGAAGGAAGATATCTCTCCGCGAACGGCCAAAATTGACTATGTCGGTGCGCTGACCTTCACGGTGGGCATTACCGCGTTGCTATTTGTTCTGTCAGCGGGTGGGCAATATTATGCCTGGAGTTCTCCGTTGATTGTAGGACTGAGTGTGGTTGCCGCTCTGTTTATCATTTTATTTTTCGTGGTGGAAAAAAGAGCTCAGGCCCCGATGGTTCCACTACATCTGTTCCGAATTCGTGACATCCGTGTGGCGAATATCGCCGGACTGCTAACCAGTACTCTGATGATCGGCCTGACCAGTTATTTGCCGCTCTGGGTGCAGGGGGTTCGGGGAGGTAATGCGACGGAATCCGGGCTGCTGCTCGCGCCGATGTCGGTGGGTTGGCTCATTGGTAGTGTGATGGCAGGCCGCCTGTTGATGAAAATTGGATCTCGTATGACCGCATTGATTGGATTAACCGGAATTGCGATCGGATCGGGTGGACTCTTTCTGGTGGGCGGGACATCCCCGCAGGCTGTACTATTCATATTGACCTTTATATATGGTCTCGGTTTTGGATTTGCGTTCACGATCTTCACCATTATTGCGCAGTCTTCTGTAGGGTATAAGGAACGTGGTTCCTCTACAGCACTGCATACGTTCATGCGTACGTTGGGACAGACGATTGGTGCAGCAGCTTTTGGTACTTGGTTGAACTATCGGATCTCCACGTTATCCAGTGAGCAGAATCTGGCGGATGCCGGAATTTCGGAGAATGATCTGAATGAACTGCTCGCACCACATACGGATGCTGCTCTATCGGATGACAAATGGGGGCTGCTGCGTAACGTGCTGGAAGGAAGTTTGCATTCCCTGTTTGTCATTATGTTTGTCATTGCATTGGTCTCATGGGTAACTACGCTGGCATTACGCAAACGTTTGATCGTACCCGAAGATGCAGATGCTCCACCGCAGCCACAAGGCTCAAAGTAA
- a CDS encoding MarR family transcriptional regulator yields MLELQEIGAERSLHLYRTLAQTFKSVNEHAVSGSKVHGFNPTAYGVLEVLYMKGAQPIQQVGAQLLLQSGNVTYVIDKLEQKGLLLRKHCPQDRRIIFVELTEEGQRTMDDIYPGYAVKIDRAVSGLSEEDKELLSELLGRLAHSADRLSASS; encoded by the coding sequence ATGCTGGAATTACAAGAAATTGGAGCCGAACGTTCACTTCATCTGTACCGCACCTTGGCCCAGACATTCAAGAGCGTGAATGAACACGCTGTATCCGGAAGCAAAGTGCATGGCTTCAACCCCACCGCATACGGGGTGCTCGAAGTGTTATATATGAAAGGCGCTCAGCCGATTCAACAGGTTGGTGCACAGCTTCTGCTGCAAAGCGGAAATGTGACCTATGTGATTGATAAGCTGGAGCAAAAAGGACTGTTACTCCGTAAGCATTGTCCGCAAGACAGACGTATCATCTTTGTGGAACTGACCGAAGAAGGTCAGCGCACCATGGATGACATCTATCCAGGTTATGCGGTGAAGATCGACCGCGCTGTCAGTGGACTGAGCGAGGAAGACAAGGAGCTGCTGTCCGAACTCTTGGGAAGGCTAGCACACAGTGCAGACCGTTTATCGGCGAGTAGCTAG